A single region of the Syntrophotaleaceae bacterium genome encodes:
- the argB gene encoding acetylglutamate kinase produces the protein MEELIKKANVLMEALPYIKRFANKTIVIKYGGNAMVDERLKLGFAKDVTLLKYIGLNPVIVHGGGPQIGQVLKAMGKETRFVQGMRVTDQETMDVVEMVLGGKVNKEIVANINRHEGKAVGLSGKDGRLIVARKLELKAVNPDTLTPEIIDVGMVGEVESIHPEIITALEEGGFIPVIAPVGVGLNNETYNINADLVAGRIAGALRAEKLILLTDIEGVKNKEGRLISTIDTRRAPDLINDGTITGGMIPKINCCIDAINEGVHTCHIIDGRVEHACLLEIFTDKGIGTAVGRFDS, from the coding sequence ATGGAAGAACTGATCAAAAAAGCCAACGTACTGATGGAGGCTCTGCCCTACATCAAGCGCTTCGCCAACAAGACCATCGTCATCAAGTATGGCGGCAACGCCATGGTGGACGAGCGACTCAAGCTCGGCTTCGCCAAGGACGTGACCCTGCTGAAATACATCGGCCTCAATCCGGTCATCGTCCACGGCGGCGGTCCCCAGATCGGTCAGGTGCTCAAAGCGATGGGCAAGGAAACCCGTTTCGTTCAGGGGATGCGGGTCACCGACCAGGAAACCATGGATGTGGTGGAGATGGTTCTCGGCGGCAAGGTCAACAAGGAGATCGTGGCCAACATCAATCGTCACGAAGGAAAGGCCGTGGGTCTGAGCGGCAAGGACGGCCGCCTGATCGTGGCCCGCAAGCTCGAACTGAAAGCGGTCAACCCTGACACCCTGACCCCGGAGATCATCGATGTCGGCATGGTCGGAGAGGTGGAAAGCATCCATCCCGAAATCATTACCGCCCTGGAAGAGGGCGGTTTCATTCCAGTCATCGCCCCGGTCGGAGTAGGTCTGAACAACGAAACCTACAACATCAACGCCGACCTTGTGGCCGGCCGCATCGCTGGTGCCCTGCGGGCCGAAAAGCTGATCCTGCTGACGGACATCGAGGGGGTCAAGAACAAGGAAGGCCGCCTGATCTCGACCATCGACACCCGGCGGGCTCCCGATCTGATCAATGACGGCACCATCACCGGCGGGATGATTCCCAAGATCAACTGCTGCATCGACGCCATCAACGAAGGGGTGCACACCTGCCACATCATCGACGGGCGGGTGGAGCACGCCTGTCTGCTGGAAATTTTTACCGACAAAGGTATCGGCACCGCCGTAGGAAGGTTCGACTCATGA
- a CDS encoding cytochrome c peroxidase: MNEQSSTTSKPKTFLFFLLLAGTFFAAPCHAVADGRATEYEGSALTTRIYFKPLPEQMPGSQGDTPALVELGRKLFFERGISLNKTQACSDCHLLDGRHAGTDNLPTSPGARGIHGKRNTPTVLNAGFQILQFWDGRAVDLVEQARGPLLHPDEMAMRTEEEVVSRLQGIEDYRSSFARAFPKPGDQITFDHIVQAIAAFERTLVAPARFDRYLKGETGALSEAEKHGLRRFMEVGCVECHSSHPVGGRLLQKFGIYHPYDNESDAGRYEITGREEDRFVFKVPMLRNVTLTAPYFHDGKVSSLPEAIRRMAWMQLDRQLGPTEIEEIVGFLKALETENPGSNRP, encoded by the coding sequence ATGAACGAGCAAAGTTCGACAACCAGCAAGCCGAAAACCTTCCTGTTTTTTCTGTTGCTGGCCGGAACCTTTTTCGCGGCCCCTTGCCATGCAGTCGCCGACGGCAGAGCAACAGAGTATGAAGGCAGCGCCCTGACGACAAGGATCTATTTCAAACCCTTGCCCGAGCAGATGCCAGGCAGCCAGGGAGATACTCCGGCCCTGGTCGAACTGGGCCGCAAGCTGTTTTTCGAGCGGGGTATTTCCCTGAACAAAACCCAGGCCTGCAGCGACTGCCATCTCCTGGACGGCCGGCATGCAGGAACCGACAATCTGCCCACATCCCCCGGAGCCCGAGGCATTCACGGCAAACGCAATACACCGACAGTGCTGAATGCCGGGTTTCAGATACTGCAGTTCTGGGACGGTCGGGCTGTCGACCTCGTCGAGCAGGCCCGCGGGCCGCTGCTGCATCCCGATGAAATGGCCATGCGAACGGAAGAAGAGGTCGTAAGCCGGCTTCAGGGGATCGAGGACTATCGCAGCTCTTTCGCCCGTGCCTTTCCAAAACCTGGTGATCAGATAACGTTCGACCATATCGTACAGGCCATCGCCGCCTTCGAAAGAACCCTGGTCGCCCCCGCCCGCTTCGACCGCTACCTCAAGGGAGAAACCGGTGCACTGTCGGAGGCGGAAAAACATGGGCTGCGGCGGTTCATGGAAGTCGGTTGCGTCGAATGCCACAGCAGCCACCCGGTAGGCGGCCGACTGCTACAGAAGTTCGGCATTTATCATCCCTACGACAACGAGTCGGATGCCGGGCGTTATGAAATCACCGGCCGGGAGGAGGACAGATTCGTTTTCAAGGTCCCCATGCTGCGCAACGTTACGCTCACGGCACCCTATTTTCATGACGGAAAGGTTTCGTCCTTGCCGGAGGCGATCCGACGCATGGCATGGATGCAACTCGACCGGCAACTCGGACCAACGGAGATCGAGGAGATTGTCGGCTTCCTGAAGGCGTTGGAAACGGAAAATCCCGGGTCAAACAGGCCTTGA
- a CDS encoding cupin domain-containing protein, with product MKGTIVRTAEQPEYAHPAHDRFFLHDVVKAELNPALSVHRGRIEVGGEIRPHNHEGQTETFYILSGDVVCTMNGEEAPLTAGCCVVAPPGVRHGLKNVGETPAELLALFTPPLK from the coding sequence ATGAAAGGAACCATCGTCCGCACCGCCGAACAGCCGGAATACGCCCATCCGGCCCACGACCGCTTTTTCCTCCACGACGTGGTCAAGGCGGAACTCAACCCCGCCCTTTCGGTCCATCGCGGCCGCATCGAGGTGGGCGGCGAAATCCGCCCCCATAACCATGAAGGGCAGACGGAAACCTTCTACATCCTCAGCGGCGACGTGGTCTGCACCATGAACGGCGAGGAAGCGCCTCTCACCGCCGGCTGCTGCGTGGTCGCCCCGCCGGGGGTGAGACATGGGCTGAAAAACGTCGGTGAGACCCCGGCGGAACTGCTGGCGCTGTTCACTCCGCCGCTGAAGTGA
- the hslV gene encoding ATP-dependent protease subunit HslV yields MDIRGTTIVCVRKEGRVTIAGDGQVTLGNTVMKHGARKIRRMYDRRILAGFAGSTADAFTLFEKFESKIQEHRGNLPKAAVALAKDWRTDQILRKLEALLIVADAETTLVISGAGDVIEPDDGIAAIGSGGPFALAAARALLNHSDLEVREIAEQALKIAADICIYTNDRIVSESLS; encoded by the coding sequence ATGGATATTCGTGGAACAACCATTGTCTGTGTGCGCAAAGAGGGCCGGGTGACCATCGCCGGGGACGGCCAGGTGACTCTCGGCAACACGGTGATGAAGCACGGCGCACGGAAGATCCGGCGCATGTACGACCGGAGGATTCTCGCCGGATTCGCCGGCAGCACTGCCGACGCCTTCACCCTGTTCGAAAAGTTCGAATCCAAGATCCAGGAACATCGCGGCAATCTGCCCAAGGCAGCCGTCGCCCTGGCCAAGGACTGGCGCACGGATCAGATTCTGCGCAAACTCGAAGCCCTGCTGATCGTGGCCGATGCGGAAACGACCCTGGTCATCTCCGGCGCCGGGGACGTCATCGAACCGGACGACGGCATCGCCGCCATCGGCTCCGGCGGTCCCTTTGCCCTGGCTGCCGCCCGGGCCCTGCTGAATCATTCGGACCTGGAGGTCCGGGAGATCGCCGAGCAGGCATTGAAGATCGCCGCGGATATCTGCATCTACACCAACGACCGCATCGTCTCGGAGAGTCTGTCGTGA
- a CDS encoding BTAD domain-containing putative transcriptional regulator codes for MSNCPPSIGPEISVAKFNAFPFDPQRHLPRHELLGELHSGRWAKKRIILIAAKAGQGKTILTAQYAQSSGKNTFWYQVQPEDGDPAFLASAIYHGLQRCFQLPPSSVYEDILHRGEFNSLSGRDLADLLVLLIRQTIQEDFLIVFDDFHHLSSANQSLDFLTQIIKGLSMKGRVILNSRWAVAPLWEDLGLLKEAAVINDVDLHFSRCEIQMLFNDLHGIALSKQDIADLYQSTEGWAMGLQILSKSLRCANYKNYFTEVRDRDELVRFFSENLLEGLPGDVAEAFLQSSFLEDPSQHDIESLWGEQRLLSYFENWTRQGQFIESIRNDDCRIFRFHPLFHESLRHLAFGWMSKDSLSRVLSRMGDWFIEQGKPLAALKYHVQSEAWERIDDILESQGAQILAESLHATLRALLDDIPPNVKNEQPWIALFSGVAALESSPLEAYGNFSAARQKFTAMANPVGELFALSQIISFHLAIDGNFKNGSQSLTKAIELYNRMENELAPQAACQITNIIGSGLCFFDCDLPRAAEFIDLSLALAQKLQSKNFIAANRITRSYIKLFTGNWDACRREVEESFPLLTDPAVSPFYRLYLRFFQIDLLNMSGDFDNFGHQKTVFEHMFRGDLLAQGISAPFVLLCCIDIALAKGEFEAVESLLKQSLLQDLAGAGAHMRSQFLQYKALIEAMLGKSEESRASIEESSKLREEVGGRLHYTYNQIFAGAVFGLLGQWEKAKQYFRTAERHMRDLEEEVGTACVLMHRAGFNLNHGREAEGLQDLASGLEIMRRNRYEHFYGWNPVLMEKLLQTAIEKKIEIRYARYLAKERLGLAFELDGNPLPILKIDCLGGLSISVKDKSLHGRDFTLTQRKLIARLLTHQSASINIEEMQDVLWEEVSSESSRLRMDTALSRLRQLCKKSLDIDGKSYLMLNSGILSLNHCDIDLDRFRELSLVGLRHYKNQDYWQAGNALRRAYNLWQGPFMAETPVGAREQALRRDLLDQFLEVCTNLANVFLWSGNREEALTVIKKGLTEDSSCIPLARLLYDCYAKSGEIVKAARVLDGLKKALLEEEFLLDDLNEILESFWT; via the coding sequence ATGAGTAATTGCCCCCCCAGCATTGGTCCCGAGATCTCCGTTGCTAAATTCAATGCTTTTCCTTTCGATCCCCAAAGGCATCTTCCTCGACATGAACTTCTGGGCGAGTTGCATTCCGGACGGTGGGCAAAGAAACGAATCATATTGATCGCTGCAAAAGCCGGGCAGGGTAAAACGATTCTTACAGCGCAGTATGCTCAAAGCTCTGGAAAAAACACTTTCTGGTATCAAGTTCAGCCGGAAGATGGAGATCCGGCGTTTTTGGCATCGGCAATTTATCACGGTTTGCAAAGATGTTTTCAACTACCTCCGAGTTCGGTTTACGAAGATATTCTCCATCGAGGGGAATTCAACTCCCTTTCCGGTCGCGACTTGGCCGATCTCCTCGTCCTTCTGATTCGGCAGACCATCCAGGAGGATTTTTTAATTGTGTTTGATGATTTCCACCATCTTTCTTCAGCTAATCAGAGTCTTGACTTCCTTACGCAAATAATTAAGGGGCTCTCCATGAAGGGCCGGGTCATTTTGAATTCGCGATGGGCCGTAGCGCCGCTTTGGGAGGACTTGGGATTACTAAAAGAAGCGGCTGTGATCAACGATGTCGATCTTCATTTCAGTCGTTGTGAAATTCAGATGCTTTTTAATGACTTGCATGGAATAGCTCTTTCAAAGCAGGACATTGCCGACCTCTATCAATCGACCGAAGGTTGGGCCATGGGTCTGCAAATTCTGTCAAAATCTTTGAGGTGTGCCAATTATAAAAATTATTTTACGGAAGTGCGGGATAGGGATGAGCTGGTCCGGTTTTTTTCTGAAAATCTCCTTGAAGGGCTTCCCGGGGATGTAGCGGAGGCCTTTCTGCAGTCCTCGTTTCTCGAGGACCCTTCACAGCATGATATTGAATCGCTGTGGGGAGAACAGCGTTTGCTTTCATACTTTGAAAATTGGACGCGGCAGGGGCAGTTCATAGAGTCGATTCGGAACGATGATTGTCGGATCTTTCGTTTTCACCCCCTGTTTCATGAGTCGCTAAGGCATCTGGCTTTCGGGTGGATGTCCAAAGATTCCTTGTCCCGGGTACTGTCCAGGATGGGGGATTGGTTCATCGAACAGGGCAAGCCATTAGCCGCATTGAAATATCATGTGCAAAGCGAAGCGTGGGAACGAATCGATGACATATTGGAATCGCAAGGAGCGCAGATTCTGGCCGAAAGCCTTCATGCGACCTTGAGAGCACTGCTCGACGATATCCCTCCAAATGTAAAGAACGAGCAGCCGTGGATCGCGCTTTTCTCAGGGGTTGCCGCTCTTGAGAGCAGCCCCTTGGAGGCGTATGGAAACTTTTCAGCCGCCAGGCAAAAATTCACCGCCATGGCGAATCCTGTCGGAGAGCTTTTTGCCCTTTCCCAAATCATATCTTTTCATCTGGCCATAGACGGCAATTTCAAAAACGGCAGCCAAAGTTTAACCAAGGCCATCGAGCTATATAATCGGATGGAGAATGAGCTTGCTCCTCAGGCTGCCTGCCAGATCACGAATATAATTGGATCCGGTCTTTGCTTTTTCGATTGCGACCTCCCCAGAGCTGCCGAATTCATTGACCTCTCTCTAGCACTGGCCCAAAAACTTCAAAGCAAAAATTTCATAGCGGCCAACCGCATAACCCGAAGCTACATCAAACTTTTTACGGGCAACTGGGATGCATGCCGCCGGGAGGTCGAGGAAAGTTTTCCTCTGCTCACCGATCCGGCTGTGAGCCCATTCTACCGGCTGTATTTACGATTTTTCCAGATAGACCTCCTAAATATGAGCGGTGATTTTGACAACTTCGGGCATCAAAAAACCGTTTTCGAGCATATGTTTCGCGGGGATCTGCTGGCCCAGGGAATCTCTGCCCCTTTCGTCCTTCTCTGTTGCATCGATATCGCACTGGCAAAAGGAGAATTTGAAGCGGTCGAAAGCCTTTTGAAACAATCCTTGCTTCAGGACTTAGCGGGCGCAGGCGCTCATATGCGCAGCCAATTTTTGCAATACAAGGCTTTGATCGAAGCTATGCTCGGGAAGTCCGAAGAGTCTCGTGCCTCAATTGAAGAATCCTCGAAATTGCGAGAAGAAGTGGGAGGCAGGCTTCATTATACTTACAACCAGATTTTTGCTGGAGCAGTGTTCGGGTTGCTAGGGCAGTGGGAGAAAGCAAAGCAGTATTTCCGAACGGCAGAAAGGCATATGCGCGATCTCGAGGAAGAGGTCGGTACGGCGTGCGTTTTGATGCACAGAGCCGGCTTTAACCTAAATCATGGCCGGGAAGCTGAGGGCCTGCAGGATCTGGCCAGCGGACTAGAGATTATGAGAAGGAATCGCTATGAGCATTTTTATGGATGGAATCCAGTTTTGATGGAAAAGCTTCTTCAGACGGCCATTGAAAAGAAGATCGAGATCCGCTATGCCCGGTATCTGGCAAAAGAACGCCTGGGACTGGCTTTTGAATTGGATGGCAACCCCCTGCCGATCCTCAAAATCGATTGTCTGGGGGGATTGAGCATCAGTGTAAAGGACAAAAGTCTTCATGGCCGAGATTTCACTCTGACCCAGCGAAAACTGATCGCCCGTCTATTAACCCATCAGAGTGCCTCCATCAATATCGAAGAGATGCAGGACGTATTATGGGAAGAAGTGTCCTCCGAATCAAGCCGGCTTCGTATGGATACTGCTCTCTCCCGCCTAAGACAACTGTGTAAAAAATCACTGGATATCGACGGAAAAAGCTATTTGATGCTGAATTCTGGAATTCTTTCCTTAAATCATTGCGATATCGATCTTGACCGTTTCCGCGAATTGTCTTTGGTTGGTCTCCGCCATTATAAAAACCAGGACTACTGGCAGGCCGGTAATGCCTTAAGGAGGGCATACAACCTGTGGCAGGGGCCTTTTATGGCTGAAACTCCCGTCGGAGCGAGAGAGCAGGCGCTGCGAAGAGATCTGCTTGATCAGTTTCTGGAGGTTTGCACCAATTTGGCTAATGTCTTTTTGTGGAGCGGGAATCGGGAAGAGGCATTAACGGTCATCAAAAAGGGCTTAACCGAGGACTCCTCCTGTATCCCCTTGGCTCGACTGCTCTATGACTGTTACGCAAAATCTGGAGAGATAGTCAAGGCCGCCCGGGTTCTTGACGGCTTGAAAAAAGCCCTTTTGGAAGAAGAGTTTTTACTGGATGATCTCAATGAAATTTTAGAGTCTTTCTGGACATAG
- a CDS encoding CsgG/HfaB family protein: protein MANSIQANSFKLVSCLTLFLLLFVSGCAPSARVPVVKPAEINMSQYRKIAFGDSEGSLGESMTDLLTSRLFNSEYFEVVDRQNIDRIMSEHRFNLSGAVDETSAAEIGNLAGVDALFFIKSSGDFNQTTEISEWHKDQDNNSYRYFHKKGKANVNTTFKVIDVSTGRVLAVKSLSKTASGENWEKNAWPPDVDREPLLSKAASETLDDIMKMIAPYKVYVNISFATTKDLNGKSGIDFAKNGMWNEALEQFVIASENNPGDYASKYNLGLGYQYTYQLDKAISTFKEAMKIKPDGDCTKAISSCTIMKADIEKLNQQL from the coding sequence ATGGCAAATTCGATTCAGGCAAACAGTTTTAAATTGGTTTCTTGCTTAACCCTTTTCTTGCTGCTCTTTGTCTCGGGCTGTGCGCCTTCGGCCAGAGTGCCAGTCGTCAAGCCAGCAGAAATAAACATGTCTCAATACAGGAAAATAGCTTTTGGAGATTCGGAGGGTAGTCTGGGTGAGTCAATGACAGATTTGTTGACGTCAAGACTGTTTAACTCCGAATATTTTGAAGTTGTCGACCGCCAAAATATAGACAGAATAATGAGCGAGCACAGGTTCAATCTAAGTGGGGCGGTTGATGAAACATCCGCGGCTGAAATAGGAAATCTTGCCGGGGTTGATGCGCTGTTTTTCATAAAATCTTCAGGAGATTTTAATCAAACTACAGAAATAAGTGAATGGCATAAAGATCAGGACAATAATTCCTACCGTTATTTTCATAAGAAAGGTAAGGCTAACGTAAATACGACTTTCAAAGTTATTGATGTATCAACGGGAAGGGTTTTAGCTGTAAAGTCATTATCAAAAACAGCTTCGGGTGAAAACTGGGAAAAGAATGCATGGCCGCCCGACGTGGATCGGGAACCTTTATTGTCCAAAGCCGCTTCCGAAACTCTTGATGATATAATGAAAATGATTGCTCCCTATAAAGTTTATGTCAATATTAGCTTTGCCACAACGAAGGATTTAAATGGCAAATCTGGTATTGATTTCGCCAAAAACGGTATGTGGAATGAAGCTCTGGAGCAATTTGTGATTGCTTCAGAAAACAATCCTGGAGATTACGCCTCTAAATACAACCTCGGATTAGGATATCAATATACTTATCAACTTGATAAAGCTATATCGACATTTAAAGAGGCAATGAAAATAAAACCTGACGGTGACTGCACGAAAGCGATATCGAGTTGTACTATAATGAAAGCGGATATAGAAAAGTTGAATCAGCAACTGTGA
- the hslU gene encoding ATP-dependent protease ATPase subunit HslU, with amino-acid sequence MNNFTPRETVSELDRYIIGQKNAKRAVAVALRNRWRRQQVPAELRDEIVPKNIIMIGPTGVGKTEIARRLARLAQAPFIKVEASKFTEVGYVGRDVESMVRDLVDLAVIMVREEEAKTVRIKAEDLAEERLLDLLLPSSQDQELSTESAGEGGTREKLRRLLRQGKLDDRPVEIETQVTKTPMMEIFTPQGTEEMGINIKEMFGNLFPKQTKRRKMTVREARELLIEQEAERLVDMEKVNTLARERVEQSGIIFIDEIDKIAGQGARQGPDVSREGVQRDILPIVEGSTVNTKYGPVKTDHVLFIAAGAFHVSKPSDLIPELQGRFPIRVELDSLGEEEFIRILTEPKNALIRQYRALMETEGIELTFEAEAIREIARIATVVNDRTENIGARRLHTILEKLLEDLSFEAPERQGKAIVIDAAHVRDRLSDIAKDEDLSRYIL; translated from the coding sequence GTGAACAATTTCACCCCCCGGGAAACGGTATCGGAACTGGACCGCTACATCATCGGCCAGAAAAACGCCAAACGGGCGGTGGCCGTTGCGCTGCGCAATCGCTGGCGGCGCCAGCAGGTGCCTGCCGAACTGCGCGACGAGATCGTGCCCAAGAACATCATCATGATCGGCCCCACCGGCGTCGGCAAGACCGAGATCGCCCGCCGTCTGGCCAGGCTCGCCCAGGCTCCCTTCATCAAGGTGGAGGCGAGCAAATTCACCGAAGTCGGCTACGTCGGCCGGGATGTGGAAAGCATGGTGCGCGACCTGGTGGACCTGGCGGTCATCATGGTGCGCGAAGAAGAGGCCAAAACCGTGCGGATCAAGGCCGAGGACCTCGCCGAGGAGCGGCTGCTCGATCTGCTGCTGCCGTCCAGCCAAGACCAGGAGCTTTCGACGGAATCGGCCGGGGAAGGGGGCACCCGGGAAAAGCTGCGCCGGCTGCTGCGCCAGGGCAAACTCGACGACCGTCCGGTGGAGATCGAAACCCAGGTCACCAAAACGCCGATGATGGAGATCTTCACCCCCCAGGGCACCGAGGAGATGGGGATCAACATCAAGGAGATGTTCGGCAACCTCTTCCCCAAGCAGACCAAGCGCCGGAAGATGACGGTGCGGGAGGCCCGGGAACTGCTCATCGAGCAGGAGGCGGAGCGTCTGGTGGACATGGAGAAGGTCAACACCCTGGCCAGGGAGCGGGTCGAGCAGAGCGGCATCATCTTTATCGACGAGATCGACAAGATCGCCGGTCAGGGCGCCCGCCAAGGGCCCGACGTGTCCCGCGAGGGGGTGCAGCGGGACATCCTGCCGATCGTCGAGGGGAGCACGGTGAACACCAAGTATGGACCGGTCAAGACCGATCACGTGCTGTTCATCGCCGCGGGCGCCTTCCATGTGTCCAAACCCTCGGATCTGATTCCCGAACTGCAGGGCCGTTTCCCGATCCGGGTGGAGCTGGACAGCCTTGGCGAGGAGGAGTTCATCCGCATCCTGACGGAACCGAAAAACGCCCTGATCCGCCAGTATCGGGCCCTGATGGAGACGGAAGGGATCGAACTGACCTTTGAGGCGGAAGCGATCCGGGAGATTGCCCGCATCGCCACGGTGGTCAACGATCGCACCGAAAATATCGGTGCCCGGCGGCTGCACACCATCCTCGAAAAGCTGCTCGAGGACCTCTCCTTCGAGGCCCCCGAACGGCAGGGAAAAGCCATCGTCATCGACGCCGCCCATGTCCGCGACCGCCTGTCGGACATCGCGAAGGACGAGGATCTGTCGAGGTATATTCTTTAG